From Methylobacterium radiodurans, a single genomic window includes:
- a CDS encoding alpha/beta hydrolase domain-containing protein has product MRTGLAIAGALGCVLGYALCAVPAQARITGIDISAVEPFADGAEFGAAGAYERVIGTARGELDPADPANAGIADIALAPRNARGMVEYRTDLFILRPKDPARGSGTLLFEVLNRGRKFLFNWVLDAPAQAAQAVNDPRSAADAGTGLVLRRGDTVVWSGWEADALRQQGGMAIDVPVASRNGKPIVETVRDELVSATRGPPEAPFYLTFKAASQDKAAAQLTVRRREADPPRPVPPEAWHYATPRQLELLPKGTKPLPGSIYQFTYEATEPKVLGIGFAATRDVVAYLRGDAAGGSNPAGGAIRHAVALGISQSGRYLRDFIYQGFNRDEAGRRVFDGVLSHIAGIGGVFLNARFGQPSRTNTQHEDHLYPENAFPFSAARQHDPVTGRTGALLRGDGFDPLLIEVNTGTEYWQKGASLLTTDPAGRTDVPLPDTARAFLVSSGFHYGRAGLTANKGPCANTRSTLNPAPAVRALLVALEEWVKDGKAPPDSRVPRLSDGTLVEAAETGFPFMIGVPVPTAPNTIARFSTYVDPHPEGGPQYRPLVPRVDADGNEAAGIRLPAVAAPRATYTGWNLYADPFPAGALCDREGSQLPFAPTRAEREAGGDPRPSLEERYTSADAYVAAVTKSVDALVADRLLLREDGDRLIASARDEASR; this is encoded by the coding sequence ATGCGGACCGGTCTGGCTATCGCCGGCGCGCTCGGATGCGTGCTTGGATATGCGCTCTGCGCCGTGCCCGCACAGGCGCGCATCACGGGCATCGACATCTCCGCCGTCGAGCCTTTCGCGGATGGCGCGGAGTTCGGGGCTGCCGGCGCCTACGAGCGCGTGATCGGGACAGCCCGCGGCGAACTCGATCCGGCCGACCCGGCGAATGCCGGCATCGCCGACATCGCCCTGGCGCCCCGCAACGCCCGCGGGATGGTCGAGTACAGGACCGACCTGTTCATCCTGCGGCCGAAGGATCCCGCCCGCGGCAGCGGCACGCTGCTGTTCGAGGTGCTGAACCGCGGCCGCAAGTTCCTGTTCAACTGGGTGCTCGACGCCCCCGCCCAGGCGGCGCAGGCCGTCAACGACCCGCGCAGCGCCGCGGATGCCGGGACCGGCCTCGTCCTGCGCCGCGGCGACACGGTCGTCTGGTCGGGCTGGGAGGCGGACGCGCTGCGCCAGCAGGGCGGCATGGCGATCGACGTGCCGGTGGCCTCCCGCAACGGCAAGCCGATCGTCGAGACCGTGCGGGACGAGCTCGTCAGCGCGACGCGCGGGCCGCCGGAGGCGCCGTTCTACCTCACCTTCAAGGCCGCCAGCCAGGACAAGGCCGCCGCGCAGCTGACCGTCCGGCGCCGGGAGGCGGATCCGCCCCGGCCGGTGCCGCCGGAGGCGTGGCACTACGCGACGCCGCGGCAGCTCGAATTGCTGCCGAAGGGCACCAAGCCGCTGCCCGGCTCGATCTACCAGTTCACCTACGAGGCCACCGAGCCGAAGGTGCTCGGCATCGGCTTCGCCGCGACGCGCGACGTCGTGGCCTATCTGCGCGGTGACGCGGCCGGCGGGTCGAACCCGGCCGGCGGCGCGATCCGGCATGCCGTGGCGCTCGGCATCTCGCAGAGCGGGCGCTACCTGCGCGACTTCATCTACCAGGGCTTCAACCGCGACGAGGCCGGCCGCCGGGTCTTCGACGGCGTGCTCTCGCACATCGCCGGCATCGGCGGCGTCTTCCTCAACGCCCGGTTCGGCCAACCCTCCCGGACGAACACGCAGCACGAGGACCACCTCTACCCGGAGAACGCCTTCCCGTTCTCGGCAGCCCGCCAGCACGACCCCGTCACGGGGCGAACGGGCGCGCTCCTGCGCGGCGACGGATTCGACCCGCTCCTGATCGAGGTGAACACCGGCACCGAGTACTGGCAGAAGGGCGCCTCGCTGCTGACGACCGATCCTGCCGGCCGCACCGACGTGCCGCTGCCCGACACGGCGCGGGCCTTCCTGGTCTCGAGCGGGTTCCACTACGGCCGGGCCGGCCTGACCGCCAACAAGGGGCCGTGCGCGAACACGCGCAGCACCCTGAACCCGGCCCCGGCCGTGCGGGCGCTTCTCGTCGCACTCGAGGAGTGGGTGAAGGACGGGAAGGCCCCGCCGGACAGCCGCGTCCCCCGTCTGTCCGACGGCACACTGGTGGAGGCGGCCGAGACCGGCTTCCCCTTCATGATCGGCGTGCCGGTGCCCACGGCGCCGAACACGATCGCGCGGTTCAGCACCTACGTCGATCCGCATCCGGAGGGTGGACCGCAGTACCGGCCGCTCGTGCCGCGGGTCGATGCCGACGGCAACGAAGCGGCGGGCATCCGCCTGCCGGCGGTCGCGGCCCCGCGCGCCACGTACACGGGCTGGAACCTGTACGCCGACCCGTTCCCGGCCGGCGCTCTGTGCGACCGCGAGGGCAGCCAGCTTCCGTTCGCGCCGACCCGGGCCGAGCGAGAGGCCGGCGGCGATCCGCGCCCGTCGCTCGAGGAGCGCTACACCAGCGCCGATGCCTACGTTGCAGCCGTCACGAAGTCGGTCGACGCACTCGTGGCCGATCGGCTCCTTCTCCGCGAGGACGGGGATCGGCTGATCGCATCGGCGCGCGACGAGGCTTCGCGCTAG
- a CDS encoding thermonuclease family protein, with protein MSITGRASVKDGDTPVIRDARIRQHGIDTPENARICQNKAGRDYRCGQVAALAFADHIGEATVTCEPRDTDPFGRTVAVCQKGAEDSNAGMVSQAHAIAYRRYSTDYVSQK; from the coding sequence GTGTCGATCACCGGCCGGGCGAGCGTCAAAGACGGCGACACCCCGGTCATCCGAGACGCCCGTATCCGCCAGCACGGCATCGACACTCCGGAAAACGCGCGGATCTGCCAGAACAAGGCAGGGCGGGACTATCGTTGCGGGCAGGTCGCGGCGCTGGCATTCGCCGATCACATCGGCGAGGCCACCGTCACCTGCGAACCGCGCGACACCGATCCGTTCGGGCGCACCGTCGCCGTTTGCCAGAAGGGGGCTGAGGATTCGAACGCCGGGATGGTGTCGCAGGCTCACGCCATCGCCTACCGGCGCTACAGCACAGATTACGTCTCGCAGAAGTAG
- a CDS encoding methyl-accepting chemotaxis protein, with amino-acid sequence MSIQALSIRTKLVAAFSVLTILVVGVGLLGTVGTQRMRDRALDIETNWLPSLRVLGEIDTLTARTSGSMLRHTQATDPALLASIEKDTERFGKKLAEKKALYEPMIASAEEQALYEAFSREYRSFEAVRDAVLELSRKGLKAQAFELYETKGIIPRRAASAALDKLMTLNNEGAAKAQADSKAVFESTRISGLLAIALGLALSVLGATFIIRGVTRGIASVVQPMQALAGGDLTVTIPHQGNRTEMGVIADAVQVFKEGLIRMKALEEETALARASAEEQRKAGMRQMADRFEQAVGGIVGMVSSSATELQATAQQMTSTAGQTAAQSSHVAAAAEEAAQNVSTVAAAAEELSSSVQEIGRQVDGSASLAQLAVNEAGQTAALVQELSGSVAKIGDVVTMISTIAGQTNLLALNATIEAARAGEAGRGFAVVASEVKELANQTARATDEISNQIARIQGSTGQAVQAIGSIAARIQEISGVATLIAAAVEEQGSATQEIVRNVAHAASGTSEVTNNIASVAGAAEETGAAASQVLGAASELSRQSEHLSAEVTNFLATVRAA; translated from the coding sequence GTGTCCATCCAGGCCTTGTCCATCCGCACGAAGCTGGTTGCGGCGTTTTCCGTTCTGACCATTTTGGTTGTGGGTGTAGGCCTTCTCGGCACCGTTGGCACCCAGCGGATGCGCGACCGTGCACTCGATATCGAGACGAACTGGCTTCCCAGCTTGCGGGTTCTGGGCGAGATCGACACACTGACAGCTCGAACCTCTGGTTCTATGCTGAGGCACACGCAGGCGACGGACCCGGCCCTGCTCGCCAGCATCGAGAAGGACACGGAGCGCTTCGGCAAGAAGCTCGCAGAGAAGAAGGCGCTCTATGAGCCGATGATCGCCTCAGCGGAGGAGCAGGCGCTTTACGAGGCTTTCTCGCGAGAGTACCGCAGCTTCGAGGCTGTTCGTGACGCCGTCCTGGAATTGTCCCGCAAAGGTTTGAAGGCGCAAGCATTCGAACTTTACGAGACCAAAGGCATCATTCCTCGACGGGCTGCCTCTGCAGCGCTCGATAAGCTGATGACCCTCAACAATGAGGGTGCCGCAAAAGCTCAAGCCGACAGCAAGGCGGTGTTTGAGAGCACGCGAATCTCGGGCCTCCTCGCTATTGCCCTTGGGCTGGCCCTCTCCGTCCTCGGAGCCACCTTCATCATTCGGGGCGTGACCCGTGGCATCGCCTCCGTGGTGCAGCCGATGCAGGCCCTGGCAGGCGGCGATCTAACGGTCACGATCCCGCATCAAGGCAATCGTACGGAGATGGGTGTCATTGCCGATGCCGTTCAGGTCTTCAAAGAGGGTCTGATCCGAATGAAGGCTCTCGAGGAGGAGACCGCGCTCGCTCGTGCATCGGCCGAGGAGCAGCGTAAGGCCGGCATGCGCCAGATGGCCGACCGGTTCGAACAGGCTGTCGGCGGCATCGTCGGCATGGTCTCGTCGTCTGCGACCGAGTTGCAGGCTACGGCACAGCAGATGACGAGCACAGCAGGCCAGACCGCGGCTCAATCGAGCCACGTCGCGGCTGCGGCCGAGGAGGCTGCGCAGAACGTCAGCACCGTCGCGGCCGCCGCGGAGGAGCTGAGTTCGTCGGTGCAGGAGATCGGCCGTCAAGTCGACGGCTCGGCCAGCTTGGCTCAACTCGCGGTCAACGAGGCTGGCCAGACGGCGGCCTTGGTTCAGGAGCTGAGCGGATCAGTTGCCAAGATCGGCGACGTAGTCACGATGATCTCGACCATTGCCGGTCAGACCAACCTGTTGGCGCTCAACGCCACGATCGAGGCGGCGCGGGCTGGCGAGGCGGGCCGGGGCTTCGCCGTGGTCGCGAGCGAGGTGAAGGAGCTGGCCAACCAGACGGCGCGGGCCACGGATGAGATCTCAAACCAGATTGCCCGGATCCAGGGCTCTACCGGTCAGGCCGTGCAGGCGATCGGCAGCATCGCAGCGCGCATTCAAGAAATCAGCGGCGTCGCTACGTTGATCGCTGCTGCCGTCGAAGAGCAGGGGTCGGCCACGCAGGAGATCGTGCGCAACGTGGCCCACGCGGCGAGCGGCACCTCCGAGGTGACGAACAATATCGCGAGCGTGGCTGGTGCGGCTGAGGAGACGGGTGCCGCTGCGTCCCAAGTCCTGGGAGCTGCCTCCGAGCTGTCGCGTCAGTCCGAGCACCTCTCGGCCGAGGTCACCAACTTCCTGGCGACCGTGCGCGCCGCCTAG
- a CDS encoding response regulator gives MTAGDAPDTFAVLLVEDESLQMMAAAGALRDAGLRVVEAPTVEAATSALAAEPELRVLVADIDLGGEPLTGLMLAKAAAARWPDIDVLIVSGVMNPETEALPAGARFLKKPFEPEALVDAVCGLVEARAAGRLAPDGSMTD, from the coding sequence ATGACAGCTGGCGACGCTCCGGACACGTTTGCGGTGCTTTTGGTTGAGGACGAGTCGCTCCAGATGATGGCGGCAGCAGGCGCCCTGCGGGATGCGGGTCTGCGGGTCGTCGAGGCACCAACGGTCGAGGCTGCCACCTCGGCGCTCGCAGCCGAACCGGAGTTGCGCGTTCTGGTCGCCGACATCGATCTCGGCGGGGAGCCGCTTACAGGGCTGATGCTGGCAAAGGCCGCAGCGGCGCGCTGGCCGGATATCGATGTGCTGATCGTATCTGGCGTGATGAATCCCGAAACCGAGGCCCTGCCGGCAGGTGCTCGCTTTCTGAAAAAGCCGTTTGAGCCCGAAGCGTTGGTCGATGCGGTCTGCGGCCTGGTCGAGGCGCGAGCTGCTGGCCGCCTCGCACCGGACGGATCCATGACCGATTGA
- a CDS encoding SDR family oxidoreductase, which produces MARVAVVTGGTAGIGLATAQLFAARGWSVAVIARDERRLRQAEKLLAEHGRPVLAISADVADAAAVDAAAARIEAEFGLIRAWVNNAMSTVVSPADQISPEEYRRVTETTYLSQVYGTLAALRHMKPRNRGAIIQVSSGLGIRAAPLQAAYCGAKFAVSGFTDALRCELIHDRVDVSLSVVYLPAVNTPQFGWSRTRTGRGQYAPDPVFDPRLCAEAILYAVEHPRREVWVGRTSVMMAAAQAVAPALADRKAASMWDAQLEDAEKPDRAGNLFEPAPGDAAVDGRFSSRMRTTRHAFWTSRERDLLVAGVAGAALLGLAGAVALATAPRRLLGNP; this is translated from the coding sequence ATGGCACGGGTCGCGGTTGTGACCGGCGGGACGGCTGGGATCGGGCTGGCGACAGCGCAGCTGTTTGCCGCCCGGGGGTGGAGCGTCGCGGTGATCGCCCGGGACGAGAGGCGCCTGCGCCAAGCTGAGAAGCTGCTGGCCGAGCATGGCCGGCCGGTGCTGGCGATCTCAGCGGATGTCGCGGACGCGGCGGCCGTAGATGCCGCGGCGGCACGGATCGAGGCTGAGTTCGGTCTGATCCGGGCTTGGGTCAACAACGCGATGTCGACCGTTGTGAGCCCGGCCGATCAGATCAGCCCGGAGGAGTACCGACGGGTCACCGAGACCACCTACCTGAGCCAGGTCTACGGCACGCTCGCCGCCCTCCGGCACATGAAGCCGCGCAACCGCGGTGCGATCATCCAGGTCTCGTCCGGCCTCGGCATCCGAGCGGCGCCGCTGCAGGCCGCCTACTGCGGGGCCAAGTTCGCCGTCTCGGGCTTCACCGACGCGCTGCGCTGCGAGCTGATCCACGATCGCGTGGATGTCTCGCTGAGCGTCGTCTACCTGCCTGCCGTGAACACCCCGCAGTTCGGCTGGTCCCGGACGCGCACCGGCCGCGGGCAGTATGCGCCGGATCCGGTGTTCGATCCCCGGCTGTGTGCCGAGGCGATCCTCTACGCGGTTGAGCACCCCCGGCGGGAGGTGTGGGTCGGGCGGACCTCCGTCATGATGGCTGCCGCCCAGGCGGTCGCGCCAGCGCTCGCCGACCGGAAGGCGGCTTCGATGTGGGATGCGCAGCTCGAGGACGCGGAGAAGCCGGATCGAGCCGGCAACCTGTTCGAGCCGGCGCCTGGGGATGCTGCGGTCGATGGGCGGTTCTCGAGCCGGATGCGGACGACCCGGCACGCATTCTGGACGAGCCGCGAGCGCGACCTCCTGGTGGCAGGCGTTGCTGGCGCCGCGCTTCTCGGCTTGGCGGGAGCGGTGGCCCTCGCGACGGCACCGCGCCGGCTGCTAGGCAACCCGTAG
- a CDS encoding cold-shock protein, with protein MSTGTVKWFNETKGYGFIQPDDGGKDVFVHISAVERSGMRNLIEGQKISYDVEADRRSGKESAANLKAV; from the coding sequence ATGAGCACTGGTACCGTGAAGTGGTTCAACGAGACCAAGGGCTACGGCTTTATCCAGCCTGATGACGGCGGTAAGGACGTCTTCGTCCACATCTCCGCGGTCGAGCGGTCTGGCATGCGCAATCTGATCGAGGGGCAGAAGATCTCCTACGACGTCGAGGCTGACCGCCGCTCCGGCAAGGAGAGCGCTGCCAATCTAAAGGCGGTCTGA
- a CDS encoding TIGR02300 family protein → MDHSERGTKRICPTTGRKFYDLNRDPIISPYTGEVVPIVAMASHARRPAPAFSRKGPETEEDEPETEGAELVSLDEADAEEADTGGKDIESDDDLGVEDDANTDDVDDDATLIEDDDDNADGLVDVEDDDED, encoded by the coding sequence GTGGATCATTCCGAGCGCGGGACCAAGCGGATCTGCCCGACCACGGGCAGGAAGTTCTACGACCTCAATCGCGACCCCATCATCTCGCCCTATACGGGTGAGGTTGTGCCCATCGTCGCGATGGCATCGCACGCTCGCCGGCCGGCGCCGGCCTTCTCCCGCAAAGGTCCCGAGACGGAAGAGGATGAGCCTGAGACGGAAGGTGCCGAACTCGTGTCGCTGGATGAGGCGGATGCCGAGGAAGCGGATACGGGCGGGAAGGACATCGAAAGCGACGATGATCTGGGTGTCGAGGATGACGCCAATACGGATGATGTGGACGACGATGCTACGCTCATCGAAGATGACGACGACAACGCTGACGGCTTAGTTGACGTCGAGGATGACGACGAAGATTAG
- a CDS encoding PepSY domain-containing protein: MFGTSDTETANETDDGLRAGAGFRRPGEDWIRADQVNQRLADAGYTSITELEAEDGHWEGEGIKNGVTIEFHVDPNTGAIANEKPDRG; encoded by the coding sequence TTGTTCGGCACGAGCGATACGGAGACGGCTAATGAAACGGATGACGGTCTCCGCGCTGGCGCTGGGTTCCGCCGACCCGGAGAGGATTGGATACGCGCCGACCAAGTCAATCAGAGGCTCGCAGATGCAGGTTATACCAGCATCACCGAACTGGAGGCCGAGGACGGCCACTGGGAAGGCGAGGGAATCAAGAACGGTGTGACGATCGAGTTCCACGTCGATCCCAACACAGGAGCGATCGCGAACGAGAAGCCGGATAGGGGCTGA
- a CDS encoding DUF47 domain-containing protein, with protein sequence MLGWFRAMMPREDRFFDLFARHSQTLIAGAEALQGVLQGGEDVPRYCQVIVDREHEADAITAEVLLAVRRSFITPFDRGDIKDLIQSMDDAIDQMNKTVKTIALYEVRSFEPLMQEMGETVLEAARLTAEAVPLLNAVGTHASRISALTETITRVEGRSDALQERGLKALYQAHRKDGGDGDTMAYIIGAEIYGHLEDVVDRFEDVANEISGIVIENV encoded by the coding sequence ATGCTGGGTTGGTTTCGGGCGATGATGCCGCGCGAGGACCGCTTCTTCGACCTGTTTGCCCGCCACTCCCAAACCCTGATCGCAGGGGCCGAGGCGCTCCAGGGGGTCTTGCAGGGTGGCGAGGACGTCCCGCGCTACTGTCAGGTCATCGTCGACCGGGAACACGAGGCGGACGCGATCACCGCCGAGGTGCTGCTCGCCGTGCGACGCAGCTTCATCACGCCGTTCGACCGCGGTGACATCAAGGACCTGATCCAATCGATGGACGACGCCATCGACCAGATGAACAAGACCGTGAAGACCATCGCGCTCTACGAGGTACGCAGCTTCGAGCCGTTGATGCAGGAGATGGGCGAGACCGTGCTCGAGGCCGCACGGCTCACCGCTGAGGCGGTACCGCTTCTCAACGCGGTCGGAACCCATGCGTCCCGCATCAGCGCGCTGACGGAGACGATCACCCGCGTCGAGGGCCGCTCGGACGCCCTGCAGGAGCGTGGCCTCAAGGCCCTCTACCAGGCGCACCGCAAGGACGGCGGCGATGGCGACACCATGGCCTACATCATCGGTGCCGAGATCTACGGGCACTTGGAGGACGTCGTCGACCGCTTCGAGGACGTCGCCAACGAGATCAGCGGCATCGTGATCGAGAACGTGTGA
- a CDS encoding inorganic phosphate transporter, giving the protein MDAVSLALPALAGLIAVALFFDFLNGLHDAANSIATIVSTRVLRPQYAVLWAAFFNFIAFLFFGLHVAQTLGTGIVDAGIIDPQVILSALVGAIAWNIATWVLGIPSSSSHALVGGLVGAGMAKAGLDVVVWAGLLKTVAAIVLSPLLGFLLALLLVLIVSWTCRRATPFAVDRSFRVLQFASASLYSLGHGGNDAQKTMGIIAVLLYSQGHLGGTFHVPLWVVLACQSAMALGTLFGGWRIVHTMGSKITRLNPMQGFCAETGGAMTLFLATWLGVPVSTTHTITGAIVGVGAARRTSAVRWGVAGNIVIAWVVTLPAAGLIAAICYALTALLL; this is encoded by the coding sequence ATGGACGCCGTCTCGCTCGCGCTCCCCGCTCTGGCCGGCCTCATCGCGGTCGCGCTGTTCTTCGACTTCCTCAACGGTCTGCACGATGCGGCGAACTCCATCGCCACCATCGTGTCGACCCGTGTGCTGCGGCCACAATACGCGGTCCTCTGGGCCGCCTTCTTCAACTTCATCGCGTTCCTGTTCTTCGGCCTGCACGTCGCGCAGACGCTCGGCACCGGCATCGTCGATGCGGGCATCATCGATCCTCAGGTGATCCTGAGCGCGCTGGTGGGCGCCATCGCGTGGAACATCGCCACCTGGGTGCTCGGCATCCCGTCGAGCAGTTCACATGCGCTGGTCGGGGGCCTCGTCGGGGCCGGCATGGCGAAGGCGGGCCTCGACGTGGTGGTCTGGGCCGGCCTGTTGAAGACGGTCGCCGCCATCGTGCTCTCGCCGCTCCTCGGCTTCCTGCTGGCGCTCCTGCTCGTCCTCATCGTGTCCTGGACCTGTCGGCGGGCGACGCCCTTCGCGGTCGATCGGAGCTTCCGGGTCCTGCAATTCGCCTCGGCCTCGCTCTACTCCCTCGGGCACGGGGGCAACGATGCGCAGAAGACCATGGGGATCATCGCGGTGCTGCTCTACTCGCAGGGCCATCTGGGCGGCACGTTCCACGTGCCGCTCTGGGTGGTGCTGGCCTGTCAGTCGGCGATGGCGCTCGGCACCTTGTTCGGCGGCTGGCGCATCGTGCACACGATGGGCTCGAAGATCACCCGGCTGAACCCGATGCAGGGCTTCTGCGCCGAGACCGGGGGCGCGATGACGCTGTTCCTGGCGACATGGCTCGGGGTGCCGGTCTCGACCACGCACACGATAACGGGCGCGATCGTCGGCGTTGGCGCCGCCCGGCGGACCTCGGCGGTGCGCTGGGGCGTGGCCGGCAACATCGTGATCGCCTGGGTGGTGACGCTTCCTGCAGCGGGTCTCATCGCAGCAATCTGCTACGCGCTGACTGCGCTGCTTCTCTGA
- a CDS encoding MucR family transcriptional regulator — protein sequence MNFHHGQGSALLELTGGIVSAYVSNNSVPAAEMPSLIANVHLALCGLGAVASAESATPVEKPTPAQIRKSITPDALISFIDGRPYKTLKRHLAAHGLDPKGYRGRYELPKDYPMVAANYAAQRSALAKAIGLRRPGGMAEDGEPKERGRKTG from the coding sequence ATGAATTTCCACCACGGCCAGGGATCGGCGCTGCTCGAACTCACCGGCGGGATTGTCTCGGCCTACGTGTCGAACAATTCCGTTCCCGCCGCTGAGATGCCATCCCTGATCGCGAACGTGCATCTCGCCCTATGCGGGCTAGGGGCTGTTGCATCGGCCGAGAGCGCAACACCCGTCGAGAAGCCGACGCCGGCTCAGATCAGGAAATCCATCACCCCGGACGCTTTGATCTCCTTCATCGACGGCAGGCCCTACAAGACCCTCAAGCGCCACCTCGCGGCCCACGGGCTCGATCCCAAAGGCTATCGAGGGCGCTACGAGCTGCCCAAGGACTACCCTATGGTGGCGGCGAACTACGCGGCCCAGCGCTCCGCACTGGCCAAGGCTATCGGCCTCAGACGCCCGGGCGGGATGGCCGAGGATGGCGAGCCGAAGGAACGCGGTCGGAAGACCGGCTGA
- a CDS encoding DUF6894 family protein — protein MPRFYFDIEDGGTVRDDEGHELADLDAARRHVRRALGSLLAHDLRRGGSALIGVHVRDEAGHCIATLVGRGEVSIDEMTEASAGERLPQAGSCTSSPLVRAANHAIAAQGAIQEDGDTSLRHHSEMLMWAIGRTMMRRLAPKPAPG, from the coding sequence GTGCCGCGCTTCTATTTCGATATCGAGGATGGCGGGACCGTCCGCGACGATGAGGGCCACGAACTGGCGGACCTGGATGCCGCGCGCCGTCACGTTCGACGTGCGCTCGGCTCTCTGCTCGCGCACGACCTGCGCCGGGGCGGCTCAGCCCTGATCGGAGTCCACGTGCGAGACGAAGCCGGGCACTGCATCGCGACGCTCGTCGGGCGCGGCGAGGTGTCGATCGACGAGATGACGGAAGCGTCTGCCGGCGAGCGTCTTCCCCAAGCGGGCAGTTGCACGTCGAGCCCGCTGGTCCGGGCCGCGAACCACGCGATCGCGGCGCAGGGTGCCATCCAAGAGGATGGGGACACCTCCCTCCGGCACCATTCCGAGATGCTGATGTGGGCCATCGGGCGAACGATGATGCGGCGCCTCGCTCCCAAGCCCGCCCCGGGCTGA